In Thermodesulfobacteriota bacterium, the genomic window AGAGCTGCTCGCGGGCGTCGTCGGGAAAGGGCACGCCGAGCACCCTTCGCACCAGCTCCCGGAACTCGCCGCACAGGGCCTCCAGATCCCCGGCGGTGAGCTGGGTGTCGGAGGTGCACCCCCGGGCCTTCTTCAGGGCCTCCATGCGGTGCTCGAGCTGGACCCGGACCCCCTGCCCCTCCGCGGGCTCCACCCCGGCGGCCTTCTCCATCACCACGTCGGAGTACATCATGATGAGGCGCCGATAGGCGTCGTAGACGAACCGGGGGTTGCCGCTGCGGGCGATCAGGCCCGGGATCGTGGCCGAGCACAGGCCCACGTTGAGCACGGTCTCCATCATCCCCGGCATGGACGCCCGTGCCCCGCTGCGCACGCTCAGGAGCAGCGGGTCGGCCGGGTCGCCGAAGCGGCGCCCCATCACCTGGGCCACCCGCGCCAGGGCGGCGTCCACCTCGGCTTCCAGGGTAGCCGGGTAGGTGCGTCCGTGGGCCTGGTAGTAGTTGCAGACCTCGGTGGTGATGGTGAACCCCGCGGGCACCGGGATGCCCAAGAGGCACATCTCGGCCAGGTTCGCCCCCTTGCCCCCCAGGAGCTCCTTCATCTTCCCGTTGCCGTCCGCCCCGTCGCCGCCGAAGGTGTATACGTATTGTGCCATGTGGTTCCTCCCGTGGTTGGCTATTGGGGGTTGGGGGCTGATGGGACCTATGGGACGAATGGGACGACGAAGAGCGGAAGTCGCGGTTGCCGCCCTTCATCTCTCACGCTTCACGTCTCACGCTTCACGCCTCACCCGATCCTCGTAAAGTCCGCCACCTTGCGGAAGAGGCCGGCCACGCCGCCCAGGAGGGCCAGGCGGTTGGCCCGCACGGCCGGGTCCTCGGCCATGACCATGACCGCGTCGAAAAAGGCGTCCACGGCGGCCTTGAGCTCCCCGGCGCCGGCCAGGAACTCGGCGTAGGCGCCCCGGGCTGCCGCGTCCTCCATGGCCTCGTGCACCCGGCCGTAGGCCTCCCACAGGCCCCGTTCCGCCTCTTCCCGGAAGAGCTCCGGCTCGGGCCGGCCGGGGGACTGCCCCTTGAGGATGTTGGCGACCCGCTTGAAGGTCTCGGCCAGGGGGGCCAGCGCCCCGCTCCGGCGGGCGTCCTCCAGGGCCTGGGCACGCGCCCGGGCGTCGGAGAGGTCGTCGAAGCCCGCGTCGAGGGCGGCGTTGACCAGGTCGGAGGACAGGCCTCCCTGGGTCAGGAGCCCCTCGAGCCGCCCCCGGAAGAAGGCGAGCACGTCGGCGCGCACCTGCGCCGCGGGCCGGGTCAGTTTGGGGGCGAGCCCGGCCAGGCACTGGTCCACCAGCCACCCCAGCTCCAGCCGGTGGCCCTTTTCCAGCAGGATGCGCAGGATGCCCAGGGTCTGGCGCCGCAGGGCGTAGGGGTCGGCGGTGCCCGAGGGGATCAGTCCCACCCCGAAGCAGCCCACGATGGTATCGAGCTTGTCGGCCACGCTCACCGCCTGGGCCTCGGGGGCCGCGGGCAGCGGGCCCCCGGCCTGGACGGGCCAGTAGTGCTCCTGGATGCCCCGGGCCACGGCCGGCTCCTCGCCGCCCCGCAGGGCGTACTCGCGCCCGATCACCCCCTGGAGCTCGGGAAACTCGCCCACCATCAGGGTGACGAGATCCGCCTTGCACAGCACCGCGATCCGGTCCACGGCCGCGAGGCGGTCGGGGCAGATCCGCTCGCCGATCCGCGCCGCCAGGCCGCGGAACCGCTCCACCTTCTCGTGGCTCGTGCCGAGCTTGGCCTGGAAGACCACGGTCTTGAGCCCTTCGGCGTGGGCCTCGAGGCCCTTCTTCTGGTCCTCCTCGAAGAAGAACCGGGCGTCCGCCAG contains:
- a CDS encoding PEP/pyruvate-binding domain-containing protein, with amino-acid sequence MAQYVYTFGGDGADGNGKMKELLGGKGANLAEMCLLGIPVPAGFTITTEVCNYYQAHGRTYPATLEAEVDAALARVAQVMGRRFGDPADPLLLSVRSGARASMPGMMETVLNVGLCSATIPGLIARSGNPRFVYDAYRRLIMMYSDVVMEKAAGVEPAEGQGVRVQLEHRMEALKKARGCTSDTQLTAGDLEALCGEFRELVRRVLGVPFPDDAREQL
- the glyS gene encoding glycine--tRNA ligase subunit beta: MSQPTDFLLEIGTEEIPAGFLPPAQDALGALAREGLAAARIGCGSVRTLATPRRLVLHVEGVAPRQADAIEEKVGPPVSAAFDAAGNPTRAAEGFARTNGVAVAELIRVHTGKGEYLAVRKEVAGRPAAEVLRELVPQWLARLPFRKSMRWGSLDEGFARPVHWVLALLGGEVVPLEFAEITSGRASRGHRFHAPEAFDAMDPQDYFRKVRDAWVVLDPAERRAAIATQVAEAARAVGGEAIPDEELLDTVTYLVEYPVAVTGSFEPRYLELPRELLILTMKTHQKYFAVADGDGRLTNHFVTVSNTRARDLSVVARGNERVLRARLADARFFFEEDQKKGLEAHAEGLKTVVFQAKLGTSHEKVERFRGLAARIGERICPDRLAAVDRIAVLCKADLVTLMVGEFPELQGVIGREYALRGGEEPAVARGIQEHYWPVQAGGPLPAAPEAQAVSVADKLDTIVGCFGVGLIPSGTADPYALRRQTLGILRILLEKGHRLELGWLVDQCLAGLAPKLTRPAAQVRADVLAFFRGRLEGLLTQGGLSSDLVNAALDAGFDDLSDARARAQALEDARRSGALAPLAETFKRVANILKGQSPGRPEPELFREEAERGLWEAYGRVHEAMEDAAARGAYAEFLAGAGELKAAVDAFFDAVMVMAEDPAVRANRLALLGGVAGLFRKVADFTRIG